AGACTAGAAGCCTGATGGCTGCCTATCTTTACAGTCATGAATTTGTGGAGTCTGGTTTGTTATCGATCCCCGCTGTCGCTCTCCCGTCAAGACCTTTACGACTGTAGATCACTCCGCTGACCTCGGAACGCAACATAATGAGCACTGTAAATCCATCCGCCGCACTTCTTTCTGCGAACTAGTCCGGGGAAAAAAAGTTCCCGCCGTGGAAAGTAACCAAAGTTTAACTGTGTATAAATCTGAGGAACTTAAATGAACCTCATTCGAGTATTTCAATGTGGTTTCATTTTATATTGTACTTTTGagcaaagtattttttttattgttgcattaACTTTAGTACACACTGAACACATGATAATCTCagacattacatttaaacaaacttttacttaaaaataaagtagCTTATAGACATAGAACCCGCAGGACTGGCTATATTACAAATAAAGCAATGTCTTTAAGGCCCATACTGAATAAGTATTTTTACTTACACATGCTTGTAGATGTTTCTCATATATTTTTAGTAGACTGATAATTCAACCATCTTCTACTGTTGGTTTTGAATGAGTCTTCCATAATTACACTATGCCCCTGTGTACCCACCACCTTTAgttatatttaaacaaacaagaaacactatataatataaaaagtaaCATGAACTTGAACATTGAACGGCAAAGTACAGAACTTGAAATTGGCATCACTCCCAAACTGGCTAGTCCTGTAGTGCGATATGCATTATGTGTCAACACATtactaaaacaaatattttgagACATAATGctgattttaatcatttagtTAACTATTAACGTTGACGTGATCATTTAAAAGTTTTCACTAAAACATAGTTGATATCCATCCTGTATGAGCCAAAAAACTTAAAATCACAGGCACatttcatgcatgtgtgcatttcctgcagagaaacactCAAAAATCATTTGACATGTAAGTGTaataatcacacaaacacaatgtaaGATAAATTTCCCATACTTTAATTCTCTTCAAAACAATTACAGCATGACATGAGGAGATGTTAAATCTAGGGTAGTAAGTCCATGTATCATCATATTTCTTCCATTTGCAGTTTGACTGGTGGAGGAATGTTGAAATGCCAAACCCTGGTGCATTTCAAAGGATGTTGATAGTGAACAGTTCAATGCTGACTGAGTTGCAGGATCATGATGACAGTGTCTAGTGGCCAGGCATGCAGGTGGACCAAAGTGCAAGGTACCAGCTGCAGTTCATGTTCATTATGAAAGTTTTTAGAGGGGTAAAAAACAGCACCGACCTGctagaagaaaacaaaaaagtcattAGATTATACAAGTACAGTAAAACATGGTCTAGCTGTGAAAGACAAAGATTAAAACTGGATGGAAAGTCAACATCTGCCTCAGAGGAGAAAAATGTTCTAGTCACGTTTTAGAGTAAAGGCATTCACATAAAAACTTATTCAACATCCAACATTGTTTTAGCctttaaaagttaaacaaaGTCTAAGCACTAAACACTTCCAGCAGTTAAAGGCTTTCTAGGCATTCCTGTCTTTTTAGATGCTGCAATATACAGAGTAGTGTTAAAATAGGCCAGTGTCCTCGATTCTGGTCTCCTGACACTAAAACTGGCTTACTGTCCCTGAATTTCAATTTTCTTTAGTCCTTACAGTTTTCTAGTCCCTGCTGATGGGAGGTATCATACAAGTATCATACCACAACAAAGATGCTTATGTCATGCAGCTATTTTTTCCCCCAACTTGGCAGTCATGCAGAAGCTTTTTGAACTGCTGGTGCATAATGAGATCCTGGAAGATTTTTGCTGTAGTTCTGTATGCTTAGCCCAGtgtttacataaaaacaagtaaaacaaccTGAATAAAGGCAAAACGACAACATacagttatgattttatttgactgTCAAGGCTACCAATGAATGTAGAAGTAACACATTTTTTCCTGAGCAATAAGTCATGACTTTAAGTCACTGAATTGCAGTTCTGGAGCTGCTCTAGAATAAACACCACTTactactgaaataaaaaaatatgtcacCTAATGCAGCAATTTGGCTCTTTGATAAATAGTTCTCAAACAATGTAGTTCTATTAGATGGTGGACTATGGTTTTGGGTTTTGCTATACAGACAATGTTTGTTAACAGGACGCAAATGTCCAACCAGTTCTTCCTCTTGCCTCTGGATAGATGTCTTCCCTTCTAAGAGTGCAACCATCATATAAAGAGGGAAATAAATCTATTTCCTAAAACCCTGTAATATGTGAACAGACTGAACACAGAACTTCTCTGCAAGGAGGAACAAACTCAAtagtaaaacaaacattacagtatttacaggCAGGTTGGTGTGTGccaaatttaaacatttattctgtAATAATCATGTCTTGTGTGTGGTGATACAACCAGAAagtaacaatacaaaaacactatagtgtaaataaaaggtttttaacTCAGTCTGAAGCCAACAGGCTGACTTACTGTAGTTTTAGAAATAATGATGCTGTGATAATGATGATGTCTAAAgataatattatatttcttCAACTGTGAAGTCTCCTTTTCCCGCACGTGCAATCACATTTCCTCTACTTTAATTCTACTCTTATGTCTTTCTCATTCATTAAACTGACCTGACGGCCATTACTCATTCTTCTTGAATTTGCCATTGATGTAAGGAACATAATCCAAGATCAGTCGCCAGTCTGTGAAGTGGACCAGAGCAACCCCTCCGGCTGTGCCCCATACAGCCATAGTTGGGATCCTGTCAAGGGCAAGACATATTTAagatttggaaataaaaaaaagagatgcaAGTAAtttaaggaaacaaaacacaaattctaAAACTATTAGGTTAAGCTAAAGAGTCTACAATAAATGTGACTACCCAAGCAACAAAAGCCAGGTCTGTAAGTAGAGTTGCgtgttctttcttctttctcacaTCAACTAGCTTGTCCTGTCAAACTTCACATTTAATGGGGCCATTCTCTTGATACTACACCTGACCTTGGGCCTGATCAATGCACTCATTTTCTGATGAACTGACTAAAATTACAACGTATCTAGGCTTCTGGTGAGTCAGTCGGTCACCTAGCTGGTTATTTAAAGTCAACAAAGTCAACagacattcatatttttttcagctcagttcagAAAAAGGTAACGTTAGACTGACgtttttttaacacaacaacaacagatttgTCCTGAGTTTAGCTGACTGCTCGGTAAAACTAGCACGTCTCCACAGCAATGACCTCGGCTAGGCTAGGCTAGCAGCTAAGGACATATAGACACTTCTAGCCGTAGGTACGACTTCTTCCGGTTATAACGACAAGTTCGGCATTTAAAAAATCTTACCATGATTTGGCAATAGACACATATTTCTGACCAACGACTTTCGTGAGCATTTTGGCTGAAACAAACCCCAACCCTAACGTGCTGCTTGAAAAGCTGAGAACTTCCGATTGCGACTGGCTTACTATACCTAACGCGCATGTGCGTAGAGTACTTCCGGTaactctaaaaataaaagcccaTTAAAACCAGTAACAGCTGGAGAAAACTGAGAAGCTGCTCGTGTCGAAATTTACATTAATTCGTTATTATGCTGAATGAATTAAGGTACATGgttcatatttaaatgtctaaTTATCCAAATTAACTAAGGCACAGGAGTAGCCTACATGTTTCCGTTTATTGGGCTTTGTACAAAGTCTAACATGCATGCAACATAGTACAGTGTACTTTATTTTGTGAAGTAAGCGCCTCAGTTCTGCACCCTAGTGGAAAAATCCAGGTATGGTAACTACTACTGCATCAGTGCCTGCTGGTGTGAAGTcaacttcaaaaataaaatattaagtatCTTAGCGAGATTCTATTTCACTTCATCATTTATtgcagaaaggaaaataaaaatgagtgcTTTTCAATgtatctgttaaaaaaaagacattggAAAAAAGTGGGGTATGTTATTAAAAATGGCACATTTATTGCTACATTACTGTTATATACACAACAGTTCTCAATAACtactttatatataaaaaataggAAACTGGAGGCACTTTGAGGACATAGCCTACATAGATGTTGTCCCCAAACATGAATGAAGACAGAAATCTGTAGCAGGTCATGTGTTGTGGAGGACAGAAATGGTTTGTTCACAAAGAATATCAGGTACATGTTTTGATACTTGGATACTTTAGACATACCTTTCacgtaaagaaaaaaaaaagtcttcagaTGCAATTTTCCATATACAAACAAGACTGTGGTTTTCTGCAGGAAGGCTAGATGAACTGACAAAGAAAGTAATGCTTGGGTCTAGTCCATTGGGCAATTGTGACAAAACGACAGGCAGAGATAAATCAAATACTGTTAAGTATGCCAATCAACTTACAATGATAAAGCTGATATGGACATATTATACAGCTGTTCATACATATAGATGCACATGCCAGTCAGGGacaaaattatatttaacaGAATCCGTACACAGAAGGTGAGACATTTTAAGTCATTGTCAGTGTCAAAGTTGTAGACTAGGTATTAGTCAACTTGTATCTAATGACAGACACTGTAGCAGTCGATGTTTTGAAACACTGTCAGATGCTACTGAagtatatatgtttttatatatctgtatataaaaaaatgttacaacCTACAACCTAGCAGAGAAGTTTTCAGGCACTGGTGAGTAACCATTATCAAAACTCCCAAAGTCAGGGAAATGACTAAAGCCACCCTTTTTGATTCTTTTTATGCTTAATATTATGACAATTTTGTTGCAGATTGTGCAGACCACCCCTACTGCCCCTTGTTCAAATTATTCAATCAAGACAGCTAAGGaaaaatcattatcattaaaaaaaagaagaaaaaacctGTTGCAAACACTAGAAAGATTCAATTAATTACAACTGGCCTGACAGGTTGGTGCTTAAAGagggatttttaaaaaaagagtaatATCACAACATGTGATGTTACAGCCAAATAATTTTGTCACTTCTAACATTTCTTAGCCCCTGGCCCAAAGAAAACATCTCACCTTCCTGGAATCTAAATTGACTCAACTTACATTTcaacaatgtaaacaaaaaagAGACCCTTCCAAATCATAAAACACGTACAACTATcttacaaagtaaaaaataaaatagaaaacaaaacaaaacaaacctacaaacaaaaacatgaaaaatcaaTTCTACAAAAGGAAGATCCTTACAACAGGCTTTGCAATTgttcaaaaagggaaaaagtaaacaaacacaccaaatgCTAAATACATAGCAAGCAACAACCAAAACAAGTCAGTCAATGGTGAAGGTAGCAGTAACACTCATGATCCCTTTCAATACTCAATTATTTCTATGAAAACAAACGTTGTTTACCACAATACAAATTGCTCTGAGATTTGCATTAAGACAGTTCACCAAGCTGTAACAGTGTCTGTCTATGTATGATCTGATGTGGGCAGACCGATGTGGCATGGGCTTCATCCGAGTCAGAGGGTTTGTAACAACCACACGGCTGAGAGAGACTGACTTCCTGATGGTTAAAGATGTGTGGATGCCTATTCCCGGAGGGAACATTGGTATGTCAGTGTGATAATCTGATTCAATATCGCTGTGGAGCCTGCATTTGTAAAGCGTCTTTGCTTGCGTTTGTGTTGGTGGCTGGTCTTTCTCCGGCAGTCGTTCCGTTCCACTTGCATGGCAGTGACAATACCTTTTTCAGGAGTTCAAGAGATAAGACTCAGATCTGTGgttaaaaagaaattaacttTTCCCACAACATGTAAGTCAGCGAATGTGGCACCTTTTCACTaaacaagaaatgaaaaaaagaaaatacagccaGAATTACCAGCATACCAAAATGACTCAGCTCTCTGATTGCCATAGGCGGTGGCTGGATATCTCCAAGCCTATCTCAGTCATTACTTGAGAGATTAACAATAATGGCTATTTTTACCTAAACCTAAAACTATGCACTGGGCCTGTTTCAGGCTTGTTTTAACAGGTTTTGTTCAATCTTATAAAATCCCTCTGTTTGTGAAGAATCTAAGACGTCCTTTTCAGATGGGAATGCTAATAATCATCCAACGATGCAAATGCCAACTTTGCTCACATGAGCAATTGATCCAAAAGTTTTATTTGATCCAAACAAGGTTTGCTCCCCAACATGTAAGCaactttttcaaaatgtcttagACAAACATGATCGTAACATTGTCCTTATGTCCGATTTCCACTGTCTCCAACCAGTGTCCTTGGTTCAAAGTCTTGTCATGTAAAGATTAATGAATCTTTTTCAGTATGAGTGTGCTTGTTACTTCTGTATTCATAGTCAGGAATGTGGCCACCTGCTTTGTCAGTAATGaggtttgtgcatgtgtgctttcCAAAAGTtgatgaacacacactgagatgCATGACAATAATAGATTAAGGCCACGTCTTGTAAGGGCTGTACAATCAACAggaactgaaagagaaagaagaaacataaattattatttcaccACAAAACATGTTCAGAATACGCAAAGAATACAAGGCTGCATTCTTGTTAGTTTGACTAgtcatccaagtagcttctttagtCTGATTGAAAAAgttacttggatgagtagtgaaatgtttcgacctaacaagaagaaagtcaagttgccatgactcaacttccagataaatTCATCTCTGATGACCAACAAAGAAAACCAGGTATTGTTTGTTACCTTAAATGTCAAGCAATCCAATTCCCACAGCAGAAAAACTGAGGACTTACCTGAGAATTACATATGGCTCACAGGGTTGTGTCCATCACCTAGACCAGGATGACCTCCACCCAGTTGTATCTGGGGGTCCACGCCTGacactttctcctcctctctccttttaaGGCAGGCAGCCTTTGGGTTCAAATTAcgctcttaaaaaaaaaaattacaccaATTAAAACCCACTAACAAGCAAAATGCTTAATCCTTTTAAAACCGATCGATTATGTTATTGTAAAGGAGTTCTAATTTCAACATATATAAAATAGACAGAGGGAAAACATAAAGAGGAAAGGCAAGACAGGAAATCGAGAGGTAGGATGAGAATTGCAGATGTTTGGCAGAGCAGCAAGGGTGTACTTCCTCCAATattctccctttctcctcttGTCGTTTTGTCTATTCTAAAATGATGCTGGCAGATAGCAAAGAGAGAGCTAAAGTCGATGTTGCATATCTGGTGAGGAAATCTTAAGACGAGACTTTCCTAGAGGTGAACTAATGTTTTTTGTGGTAAGAGATGGTTGGTTGTCTTGGTGGATCAAGTCTTCTCTTCATTGGCTGACCTACCTCGCACCTGCTTCTCCAAGCCCAGGATGACCTGCACTGCTTGTTGCAGGATGACAAGCTTGGTCTGGGCCTTGTCGCTCTGCAGGTGGACCTGACACATCCTGCCCAGCTCTCTGAAGGCTTCGTTAATGTCACGAACACGCACCCTCTCCCTAGCGTTGTTAGCTAGGCGGCGCTCACGCTccctctgctccttctcctcgACAGTCAAGTTCTCATCAGTCACCGAGacaacactgcagctggacAAGGGAGGTGTTGGGGGTTGGTTAACAAACCCAAATCTCAACCCTCACTGAACCCTACATGCTAGACTCTATGCTAAATTGCAATTACTAGGTAAAATCCACAGTATAATATTAAATTTGTGTAGTCTGTGTTCTATAACTGAGATCATTATAGCTTTTCAGAATGTCTAAGAGTAAGCTAATTTCAAGCTCTTAGCTTGAGACGAGACAAACAAAACTGCTGAAGAAGACCCCAGTGGAGTTAAACTGTGTTGCGCGAGAGAAAATGGAGGGGTAgaaatcttgttttgtttttaaaatacaatatgtaaagGTTAATTAAGTGTAATAAATCTGTGAAAATGAATGACTGATTCTCAGTCAATCCAACTTTCAGTGTCGTGGGTTGAGCAAGCTTGACAATGGTTTCAAGCCAAGAACAAATATATTTGAGATCAATACAATGTTAGCCAGAAAGATCATGTCTGATAAATTTGTCTAACCAACCAACTTTAGTTTTTTGGTCATTGGGGTCCAGGATGGAAGTTGAGGGGATATAGTGACTGTCCAGCATAATGAGCAACATTATGAGAAGGTAAAcggaaagggagagagagaggaagcaacACCCTTTGCTGagtgcagcacagacagagccACAGAGAAAAAGCACAGGGGAGCAATTGGAGGCATCATGTTAAATACATCAGCAGTAGGAGATGTATTTATCTGAATGTGAGGAATAGGTGGTCACTGTTGCCATCTGTGAAAGGAAAATGGAAGGGGATGGGGAGGAGAATGGAAAAATAGAAAGGTTTGTATAGGGAAAAAAAGGTGGCAAAAGTGTTAATGCTTGAAAGACAAGGACGTGCAGCACAGACACTGCAACAAAGCTAAAGACATGTTAATACACAGAACATACAGCTCTATTTTCATGCTGAATAGTACACTATAAATAGAATACAAAACTAATGAATACAAGATGTTAAAGcgtgagacagagagacatggAAGCATTTTCACAgtggaaacagacagacagctgtaAGACAGTGCAAACATAGTGCATCAGAACAAACAGCAGTCCTATATGTGTTACCAGAGAACAAAAACCTTAGGAGATGAACTGGAGAATGGGCATGTGTTTAAAACAGTCACTCAGCTTCACTTCTTTTACCCCATGTCCTCACTTTCTGATCACTCGAAGAGTGGACAGCAATATGTATGATGCTTAAATTCACTTCTCTAAGCAGGGATTATTTGTCAAATAGTCTACAGATATAAGGAGAGAAAAATTAACTAGCacaagtaatttaaaaaaaaagataatatatAGCTAACAGGACATGATGGGGCTCCGGAAGTGAAGCCATTTGGAAGCTTTCTTTTGTGAAGAGGCAGttcccctcctcttccttcttgcCTGGACACCCACTGACCTCGGACTTGCTGCTCCAGGTTGAGTATAACGTTAACGGCCTGTTGCAGTATGATCAATTTGGTCTGCGGTTTCTCATTGCTCAGATGGAGCTGACACATGCGGCCCAGCTCCTTAAAAGCCTCGTTGATGTCCCGCACACGCAGCCGCTCGCGAGTGTTGTTTGCCATCCTCCGCACTTTCTCCCGCTCCACCTTAATCTCCACTGGCAGATCTTCATCGTCATCCTCATCATCCAAACTAATGAAGAGCCAATGGCAGATGAGGAGGGAAGGAAACAACAGTTTGCGTACAATTCACTAAATCATTACTGTTTTTCTAAGCAATAAGTTTCCTACAAATGTCAGCACCTATGAACAAACACTACTACAAAGAAAGTTACATTACATCCTCGCAGTCTGACCTTTTTGACTAAATTGTTCCAGGAACAATGAAATCCCAAAAACAAAACGaataactaaaagaaaaaaaacacatactacCACGACTGGATTATTTGCTATGAAATCTCTTGCACTGACAGATGAGTAATAATGTTATGGGAAAAGAATATTTAGGCACCTTGTCCGAAGATGAGTTTTCACGTCTTTTTTCTCATCCTCTGACTTGCTGGTAAGAGAGCAGTTCTCATCGTCGTCCTTCTCTCGTTTGATATCAGCACCAGTGGAACGATTTAGGCTACCAGATAGGCCTATACATGGAGTTGGGACACAAAGGTATTGAACACAGACATGTATAACACACAACATATTACTTGGCAGTCCAATTATGGCAAAGtaagaattattttatttatacagcacttATCAAATAAGGTACAAAGTGCtgtgcaataaaaacagaacagaaattaCATTGGTTAAAatcaaacatatataaataaattaaaaaaactataCCAAGGCAAATTTGTCATATAGAATGTGAAATggcaaatagaaaaaaaacgTGTCCTTGTTTATTCAGACgtgaaaaatatataaagagtAGAGAACAACTGAAAATCTCACCAGTAAAACTTTCAGGCTGGGAGCCTGCCTGGACAGATGTAGTGCCATGGTGACTGTGCAGAAGTCCTCCACTAGAGGGCAGGCCAACAGTGTCCTCGTGGTTACTGGGCACCTTAAGGCAACAATTAAACAATTTCTCAATTACCTATTTCTGCTGTAGTAACAAAATAGTGATACAATTCTTACTTTGTGCCtactttcattttaataattcaaaGTCATTTGTGAATATATTTCCTTTACTACAATTCACTGATCTCACCAGTCCAGACATGCGACTGGCAAGTCCAAGTGCTGCACTGTTGAAACCTGGAGGTAGCCCTAAACCAGACGAGAGCAGACTGTGCATTTCAGAGAGTCCTGTCCCTCCTTGCCCACTGGCATGACGCTGGAGAACAATAATGGCTTCATCTAGACGATCCTCCAGTTTGCTtggctaaaacaaacaaacaaacaatgagaaACCGGAAGATAACACATGACTGTAGCATCTTGTATTAATGTGAAAAGACACATTGACTCACCATGGACTGAATTCCACCCTCAAAGTTAGGTGAAGGTGTGGCCTGGCCAGAGGACCGAGTCCACTGGGATGCAGAGCCtgggaaaaaatgaataaataaataaatcagaaatcaAGTTAATTCAGACGTTTATGCTCCAATTTTTGATTGATACCCATTTATTCAAATCAGGAGACTGGGATCACATTGATTTGTGTGGAATGTGTCAATGCATCACATTCTCTACAATCATCCTGAATTATGGCAGCTCAACTCCATGGCATACTCAAAATGCTAAAGGCCAAAGTGTATCATCAAAAGTGTGGGAAAtctagagtaaaaaaaaaatggtgctCTGTgatttgtaaaactgaaaagacCACCGGAATACAACTATGGATGAGCATTTCACAAAAAACATCCTGGGGCTACCTGAGCTCAAAATGACGagacaacagcaacagtttTTATTCAAGCGAGTTCTGTCTGATTGTTTGTTGAAATCAGTGCCTGAGAGCACTCATTCCAGGCTTATCTGTTATATTTCAGACAAAACGTCAATGAAAGACTCCCTTGAGCAGATAATGACTTGCATGGCAACAGCGTCTGCTTTGGTTATGCATGTACAGGcctataaaacaaaacaatgttgaTTCCTATTAAAGCTGCGCCGTTCATAAATGTAAAGAACATTTTGCAGATAATCACCATTAGCAAATTTCTGACTAAAATAAGCACAAGCCACATTAACATTAGTGTTAGCAGCCTCTCATTGCCACATGTTTGGTGCAATCAGGCACAGTACAGCGTGTAGGTAATCTGAGTTTCAGAAACAGATTCCAAATTACATCTCCAATAGCAGAATACAATAAACAACACCTTTCCTTACTGGGCTTAGCATGCCTAAGTCTCAACTTTCATGCTGAATAGTAAGCTAGTAAGATTTACTATTCTGCATTTATAGACTTTAAAAAGTGATAAATTCCCAAGATTTTCTGACAGAGGTTACTAACCAAATTATTAATAAACTAATCAAAAAAAATGAATAACCAATAGattcaaagaaaaactgttaGATTAactgaatgaaattaaaaaaagatttaaaaaaagctacACTGAGCTGCATGGGTGTAGTTTCTTATGCTATATATAATGAATTATGTGAGCTTATTCTTTAATTCAATATAACATATTATGTTACATTACACGTTGAAGCATGAATCAAGTTGAATCCCAGTAaagtattttatcattttatatatttttgggTTAACCACTATACATTTTTTCCCTCCAATATTGAGCCAGTAtataatgtgtgatgtgtgtgataaGACAAATAGGGAAGTGACCCcacctctttttatttttactgcattttcccttcctctctcatGTATTATTTTTGGGTGGTACgtgtatgtgtttttgaaaGATCAAATGAAGTCTAAACGGTAGATTTAGAAACTTGTTTCAAgagatatatttaaaaactgaacagagAAGAATGCCCTAATGAATGCTATTTTCAAAATTGCTGAAAGGGTGGTAAGTAAAAGAAAGCTTTTGGGTTTCTGTGACATTGTAAAACTCACTCACTGTTGAAGAAGATGTGCTAAAGCtcatgtttaatattaatacaaGCATTTGCAGCAATATACTGTCATACATGTTGTTACGGTCTTCATCTATTATGCTTCACTGACAACACTGATAATGAAATTTGCACAAGGCCCCTACAAGAAGTTCTAGCatgttatttttccatttttacacCAATAGATGGAACTGCATTGTCACAATGGcgtaattaaaatgaaaacaatccattttttaaagattttatcaTCTCCATTCAAAACAGGAAAGACTCTGTcttgaacaaacaaaacaaccacagccACCTGACCTTGAGGCC
The window above is part of the Anabas testudineus chromosome 17, fAnaTes1.2, whole genome shotgun sequence genome. Proteins encoded here:
- the LOC113172528 gene encoding cytochrome b-c1 complex subunit 10; the encoded protein is MLTKVVGQKYVSIAKSWIPTMAVWGTAGGVALVHFTDWRLILDYVPYINGKFKKNE